The Musa acuminata AAA Group cultivar baxijiao chromosome BXJ3-6, Cavendish_Baxijiao_AAA, whole genome shotgun sequence region CACTGTTTTCTTAGAGTTATTTTAAGTGTGCTTGCATCTATCGTGGCCAAAACCTCGTCACCATGACAAAACAAGTCTTACCGTTGTTACCGCTATTTCAAGCATCCATCCATCATATGGCAAACTAAATGCATTGCCTGTTAGTTTATGGCTTCGAGGATTACGGGCGTAACGTGAAGAGATGGAGAACGACATAGTTTAATGTAATTATTGGCATTGGTATTAGGATGTACAGTATGAATTACCGGTGGCTTGATCTTGATGCGATGCAGAGTAGGGGATATGGAGAACACATAGGGAATGTAAGACTTATTCTCACAGATCGAAGAGGTAGTAATTAAATCCCTGGAGATCTCGATATAGATATCGAGTGCGTTGCTAATAATGATTTCCCTACGACTGCGTTGGACACACGTGTCGTGTCCGACAGACACAAGATCCTGCAATCGCCACTATGCCGTGACACTTGCACTGCCGAGTGGGGGCCTGCATGTGGTCCATGTCTCGTGATACCCAATAGAATAAGAACCTTGGTTACACCGCACCAGAGGAGATGCGAGGCTTCGTACCAGCTGGTGTGCAGAAAATTAAAGGTACATGACCCAATGAGCTTTTGGGATATGGACCTGCTTgtgatctaattgtctctcacttTCACCTGTAATTTCGGTTGGTCTGTGATGTGGTCGATCCAATTGTTCAATCACTTAACGTTAACCTCCATATCTGGATTTGTTTTGGAGCGGCGAGGAAGATTATTATCCATCGTCCAAAAGTATCATCAAAACAGGGGAAAAGAGGTGCATCCATCTCTTTACCCTTGATGGTGTGCTCACTGACTAGATTTCTTTCTAGTTTGGCCTGTGATGAACCTGTAGATGAATATGAACTCGGTCGTGGATAACATGTTTTTAAATATATTGGACCAGTAGAGTAGACAGAAggtatttattattaataaaaaaatagaaagcaAACAATGCAATCCACAATCAGGATAGGAACAGCCATGAGAGTGACAGGAACAAAGCAGAACCATTGGAAAGTTACGTTAGATGCGAGTAAAACTGTTCATTGTCATTTGAGTTATTTCAATGTTCTAATAGGTTTCTAATGGAGTGCAAGATATCTGGTGTGGACTGGGACTGTCAGTGTGGCCCGGTTACCTAGAACCAATCTTAGCCAATGGGTGCAGAAGAAATTTCTATAAGAATTTATTTGGTCTTCAGTTTAGTTGATTATATTGTAACAAGTATACTTTGCTGCACCATGGCTTATTATTTAAGGTTTTTTGTTCATAATATTTGCTCCGATTATCTTTGCTTTTCTTTCTGGGTTCCAAGAAATATGTTCCGGACGTTGTAACTCTTTTCGTTACAAATTTTGATCAATACGTCACATTGTGTTTCTTTGGACAAAATGTTAATAAGACAAGTTTGGGGCTTTCCTTTTATACATCCAGTTTTGCATgctaagaaattggatccaaccaTGGTAAATTCATATCCATTATTCACCTCTACTATGGCATCTCTCAGGCGGCCCAAGCACTAGGAGAATCCTACTGCTTGCTTTTGTATTGAGGTGAGACCTGTTACGGCCACGAGCCAGTGTTTGTTGTCATATCCATTTCTTTGTATCCTTTCCTCAGGCATCTTTGAGGTCGGCAAATGCTGCCAGGTAGGCATCACCAGGTCTTCATCAAGTTGATGCTGTCTCTGAGCTGTGAATCACGCGCATGGTGTAGGAGGGAGAAGTATAGGGGTCTAGCCATGAAGGTAGATTAAATTTGGCCGGTAGGGTTTCTCCTCCACGCACACTTGGATGTTTCTCCTCTACACTGCCCTTTTGCGCTGCCCGACTTGGCTTGTTCGGCACTCCATTATTAAGTTCTTGGTCTCTACCTTTTATAGCGCAATGCCACTTGCTATTATGCACGTAGGTATTTTCCCAGGGCACAAGAGTCATGAGACAGGAGAGTAGTTGTCTTTGAGAGGACAGATATATTATTATGTCGTTTTGGTTGTTTAACTACTAGCAAAAGCTATGTCGTATTACTAGTTATTTTACTGCTGTTATTATTCGTGTGCATGAGTTGTGTTAATCAGATCAATACAAGGTTAACAGTAGATGAGATTTAAATGGGCTTCCAACTCTGGAATGCAAGAGAATAGTAGTGCCAGAGAAGCAATTGCCGCATGAAAGAGATCAGTGAGTGCTACAGGAAATATAACGCCTGTCATGTAGTTAACTGCATTAACTCTTGAGTAGTGCTAGTGTTCCTTAGATTATTTGATGAATAAGGGCCCTGATTCCTTACAGAACAGTTGCAAAAGCCGCCTAGAGACTTGAATCGCAGTAACTAGTGCCCTTTGATCACTAGAATATGGCTGTGTGTTTCCGTAGCACTTTTTCCACTGCTCCTATTGGCCGAAGGAAGGTTCGAGCAGTCACGTGTATGGTTCCTTTTTATTATTCTCAAATAATACCTGCTTCAAGAGCATCCCAGCGGTACAAAAGGAACGAGGATGCTGCAGACACCTTCAGCAATGCAGTCCGATATCTCCACCTGTATAAGATTTCGTTATGCATACCTTCTTCGTCCTTTTTGCTAAGGATCATGAAAGCTGTTCCTGATTCTTCGCTCCATCTGTAGTACAATCTCTCGCTCACGCTTTATTTTTTTGGTGGGAACCATGAGGGTAAGATTGCCCGCACTTGGTGGAAAGTCTGAAAGCTTCAGATGGCAGTTCCTAGTTTCATATTGCTGTCAAATTTTAGATTAAACCTTTGGCTTGTATTGGCTTCAGATCTTGAGCTGGGTGCAAACCAAGTTCAGTGGGAGACAGGAGCATAAGCGATGTGCTGCTGCTTTGAGTTCTGCTTCTTGTAAGTGATGCTTTCAGTGTCATCCGGAATTATTTTCTTCATCGCTTGCTGAAGTCAATAGGATATCATGTTGTTTTGACATTTATGCCTCGTCGTCCACTCTTAGTAACTTAAACGACGGCCTCCGTATCATAAttcttatatgaaatatttttgattGCCTGTGCATGGAGCTCTGCTATAACTGGTGTTTTTTACTCTGTATTTAGGTACTTCAATCCCTGTTATTTCTAAAGAAGAATTCCGGGACTGGCCGCAGGCGTTGTTGGCAATCGGGACATTAGGCAACAGAGACATCAAAGAAGACCCACAAAGACCTGAATCCTCGGAAAACCTGCAAGCTTCAGAAGATCTGCCTGATTTCACCATGGAAGACGTGAACAGATTCCAGGTAGAGCTAGTCAAGCTACTGACTCGAAAGCCGAATTCTAGTACCAGTGCACCAGAGATCGCTGAAGCAGATCGGGCTAATCTGCTACTGAATTGGTTCCTTAATCGCCCATCGAGCTTGGAAGTTGACAGGAAACTGGAGAATCTTGGCGATCTCTCTCCCAGTACCAAGATCATACTATCTAAAGTGAGAGATGCTTTGTTGAGCAACCGCACCGCGATTAAGAAAGAATCACTCTCATTTCTTTTCAAGAAGTTGTTTGTATGTGGAGGTGGCTTTGCGCCGCCTCGGAACTTGAAGGATCCAATTCCTGAGCCGAGGATTGATAAGGTACGGAAAATTCCTTTGAATCTTCTTCCAATGCCTGTGCAAGTCTAACCTTCTTTTCCCATTATATTGGATGACAGGTTTTGAGGGCAATTCTGACCAAGAAGATTTACCCTCGAAGCTCTGCTCTGGCTCCAGCAAAGAAGTACTTGGCGAATAAACCCACTGAGAAGATGCAGGAAGAGgacaaaaggaaagatcagtataAATGGGTTAAGACCGATTCTGAGTGTAAGATGTTTCATTCATGCGTTAGTGCATTCTGATAGCATGCCCAAGGTGACGCTGACTAGAAAATTCTGCTTGCCTCCAGTTATAGAACTTATTGTTCTAGAGATCTAGAGACCAATCTATCGAGAGAGTCTCGGTAAGATCCCGACACAATCTTTCTCTGATCTCCAATAACGACTCCTCTGGTTGCAATCCCATTTAATTCCCTGTGGATGATAGGGGAACGGGATCAAGAAAGATGAGCTCAAACTGAAACGGCAAGGAAAGGAGGCACAGAGCAGAACCAGAAGTTCTCTGCAATGTAAGCTTAAGCACCGTAGAGCCTCatcttttctcctccttttacTTTGTTCTTTGTACATGCGGCTATCTTTATGATCCTGTATCCT contains the following coding sequences:
- the LOC103987569 gene encoding protein NEGATIVE GRAVITROPIC RESPONSE OF ROOTS-like isoform X1, whose translation is MRILSWVQTKFSGRQEHKRCAAALSSASCTSIPVISKEEFRDWPQALLAIGTLGNRDIKEDPQRPESSENLQASEDLPDFTMEDVNRFQVELVKLLTRKPNSSTSAPEIAEADRANLLLNWFLNRPSSLEVDRKLENLGDLSPSTKIILSKVRDALLSNRTAIKKESLSFLFKKLFVCGGGFAPPRNLKDPIPEPRIDKVLRAILTKKIYPRSSALAPAKKYLANKPTEKMQEEDKRKDQYKWVKTDSECKMFHSCVSAF
- the LOC103987569 gene encoding protein NEGATIVE GRAVITROPIC RESPONSE OF ROOTS-like isoform X2 gives rise to the protein MRILSWVQTKFSGRQEHKRCAAALSSASCTSIPVISKEEFRDWPQALLAIGTLGNRDIKEDPQRPESSENLQASEDLPDFTMEDVNRFQVELVKLLTRKPNSSTSAPEIAEADRANLLLNWFLNRPSSLEVDRKLENLGDLSPSTKIILSKVRDALLSNRTAIKKESLSFLFKKLFVCGGGFAPPRNLKDPIPEPRIDKVLRAILTKKIYPRSSALAPAKKYLANKPTEKMQEEDKRKDQYKWVKTDSEFIELIVLEI